A part of Streptomyces sp. NBC_01451 genomic DNA contains:
- a CDS encoding phosphotransferase enzyme family protein codes for MPGALHELVASVTDTYTVVAEHPRPGTIRPSLWEVHASGGRRWFAKQHVGPKLHRREVDAYRKWTVSLGEGRTPDLVAAKAASHTVLVTAVPGHSLDSLRLPAEQKRKAYEQAGELLARHHAAAGDEPTADTTEGEWEETVSKVLVPATAYVPKHELSTVRALLSEPPPRLPQVAGHGDYMPKNWMWDESEQLLRVIDFERAELQPAPRRDLSRLRYRILHHNPDLNAAFHHGYGRTLTEEEAAACRAYGALDAVDSLAWGIQHHDVGLVDEAHTMLENLRLETGKSVWSGWRA; via the coding sequence ATGCCCGGCGCACTCCACGAACTGGTGGCGTCGGTAACCGACACGTACACCGTGGTTGCTGAGCACCCCCGCCCCGGCACCATCAGGCCGTCCCTCTGGGAAGTCCACGCGTCCGGGGGCCGGCGGTGGTTTGCCAAGCAGCACGTGGGCCCCAAGCTGCACCGGCGTGAGGTCGATGCATACCGGAAGTGGACGGTCTCCCTCGGCGAGGGCCGGACGCCCGACCTGGTCGCCGCCAAGGCCGCCTCCCACACCGTCCTGGTCACCGCTGTGCCCGGACACAGCCTCGACTCGCTCCGACTGCCGGCCGAGCAGAAGCGCAAGGCCTACGAGCAGGCAGGTGAGCTCCTCGCTCGCCATCACGCGGCGGCCGGCGACGAGCCCACCGCGGACACGACCGAGGGCGAGTGGGAAGAGACGGTGTCGAAGGTCCTGGTGCCTGCCACCGCGTACGTGCCCAAGCACGAACTCTCAACGGTACGAGCCCTCCTGAGCGAGCCGCCCCCACGGCTGCCCCAGGTCGCCGGGCACGGCGACTACATGCCGAAGAACTGGATGTGGGACGAGTCCGAGCAACTGCTGAGGGTCATCGACTTCGAACGCGCCGAGCTCCAGCCCGCGCCACGCCGGGATCTCAGCCGCCTGCGCTACCGGATCCTGCACCACAACCCGGACCTGAACGCCGCGTTCCACCACGGGTACGGCCGCACCCTCACCGAGGAGGAAGCGGCGGCATGCCGGGCGTACGGGGCCCTGGACGCTGTCGACTCCCTGGCCTGGGGCATCCAGCATCACGACGTCGGTCTGGTCGACGAAGCCCACACCATGCTGGAGAACCTGCGCCTGGAGACCGGCAAGAGCGTGTGGAGCGGGTGGCGCGCGTGA
- a CDS encoding roadblock/LC7 domain-containing protein yields MTTQVNRLGWMLGDLTSMPDVSYAVLLATDGLALGYSESVDRDTADKVAASTSGFHSIGVALAPYTGGKKNGLRQVVAEFDEGLLFVKTVGHNALLAVSTTEAVDAEILTYRMNGLTERLGAELSSPARDKGDEGGARP; encoded by the coding sequence ATGACGACGCAGGTGAACAGGCTCGGCTGGATGCTCGGGGACCTCACGAGCATGCCGGATGTCAGCTACGCCGTCCTTCTGGCCACGGACGGTCTCGCCCTGGGCTACTCGGAATCGGTGGACCGTGACACGGCAGACAAGGTCGCCGCGTCCACCAGCGGCTTTCACTCCATCGGCGTCGCGTTGGCCCCGTACACCGGTGGCAAGAAGAACGGCCTGCGCCAGGTCGTCGCCGAGTTCGACGAGGGACTCCTGTTCGTCAAGACGGTCGGCCACAACGCGTTGTTGGCGGTCTCGACGACCGAGGCGGTGGACGCCGAAATCCTCACCTACCGGATGAACGGACTGACCGAGCGCCTCGGTGCGGAACTGTCCAGCCCGGCACGGGACAAGGGTGACGAAGGCGGCGCTCGGCCATGA
- a CDS encoding DUF742 domain-containing protein, whose translation MSALRRDPDMVRAYVRTRGHSSPSRDGLTLTTLVRAADRPLHGLDVEARRILRICNGPIVIAEIASLLDLPPTVALIVVSGLLDTGHLNTPAPADQPDISVIEEVLNGLRALV comes from the coding sequence ATGAGCGCTCTGCGGCGCGATCCCGACATGGTCCGAGCGTATGTCCGGACACGAGGGCACTCGTCACCGTCCCGCGACGGCCTGACCCTGACGACTCTGGTTCGCGCCGCAGACCGCCCGCTCCACGGCCTCGACGTCGAAGCCCGGCGGATCCTGCGGATCTGCAACGGGCCGATCGTGATCGCCGAGATCGCCTCGCTCCTCGATCTGCCCCCCACCGTCGCTCTCATCGTCGTCTCCGGACTTCTCGACACCGGCCACCTCAACACCCCGGCACCGGCCGACCAGCCGGACATCAGCGTTATTGAGGAAGTACTCAATGGACTCCGTGCTCTCGTCTGA
- a CDS encoding ATP-binding protein: MASVGLAAVLVVALGLAAYFAWLSAKHRAQAVHWQETAVAQDTALVALLSQGLEAVVGSLQRPQSASAEFVVPACLAGSGFVENLRVLGERYVADLHQVRGVTAASTRQQVEAEARESAKAAVKAFATAMVSTGINVSSEVAQALRRHHGSAVFATLTKIDHGVQQMLHQAQSYVVLAGGLLGQRWPASTLTDVVGAAQGAIPDYARVHPYASERAVIARMVGPVKLILSHLLDNAARYSPPQTHVEVNAQHGHHGITLLIDDAGKRMSEEELKRARRILDGRQEVDILTLEAHPRVGFPVIALLARRYGMKVVLTDSNRYGGMCASVFLPEALLTTAAAELEPAPRPARVAAPAPSSPALTENGLPTRTSRQPVHAQQQASAGRRTSTEPARPAVIGAWQQANRQARGTAAPPQDRAGDTDVHPDQQERPLDS; the protein is encoded by the coding sequence GTGGCATCCGTTGGTCTGGCCGCGGTGCTCGTTGTCGCGCTCGGGCTGGCCGCATACTTCGCATGGCTCTCCGCCAAGCACCGTGCCCAGGCCGTGCATTGGCAAGAGACCGCCGTTGCCCAGGACACGGCCCTGGTCGCGCTGCTTTCGCAGGGCCTCGAAGCGGTCGTGGGCTCGCTCCAGCGGCCACAGTCGGCCTCGGCAGAGTTCGTGGTACCGGCCTGTCTCGCCGGTTCCGGCTTCGTGGAGAACCTCCGGGTGCTCGGCGAGCGGTATGTCGCCGACCTGCACCAAGTGCGAGGAGTGACGGCGGCTTCGACACGTCAGCAAGTCGAAGCCGAGGCGCGCGAGTCGGCGAAGGCAGCCGTCAAGGCGTTCGCCACCGCGATGGTGAGCACTGGCATCAACGTGAGCAGCGAGGTGGCCCAGGCGCTCCGGCGACATCACGGCAGTGCCGTCTTCGCGACGCTGACCAAGATCGATCACGGCGTCCAGCAGATGCTCCACCAGGCACAGTCGTACGTCGTGCTCGCTGGAGGGCTCCTCGGGCAGCGGTGGCCCGCCAGCACACTCACGGACGTCGTCGGGGCGGCCCAGGGAGCGATTCCCGACTACGCACGGGTCCACCCGTACGCGTCTGAGCGGGCAGTGATCGCCCGCATGGTCGGGCCGGTGAAGCTCATCCTGAGCCACCTCCTCGACAACGCCGCACGCTATTCGCCGCCTCAGACTCACGTGGAGGTGAACGCCCAGCACGGCCACCACGGAATCACTCTCCTCATCGACGACGCCGGCAAGCGCATGAGCGAGGAGGAACTGAAGCGCGCGCGGCGCATCCTGGACGGCCGCCAGGAAGTCGACATCCTCACCCTGGAGGCGCACCCGAGGGTCGGCTTCCCGGTGATCGCGCTCCTTGCCCGCCGGTACGGCATGAAGGTGGTGCTCACGGACTCCAACCGCTACGGCGGGATGTGCGCCTCGGTCTTCCTGCCCGAGGCCCTTCTCACCACCGCTGCGGCTGAGCTCGAACCGGCTCCGCGACCCGCCCGCGTCGCGGCGCCTGCGCCTTCTTCCCCCGCCCTGACGGAGAACGGACTGCCGACGCGCACGTCTCGCCAACCGGTGCATGCGCAGCAACAGGCTTCTGCCGGGCGTCGCACGAGTACCGAACCGGCCCGGCCCGCGGTCATCGGCGCCTGGCAGCAGGCAAACAGACAGGCTCGCGGCACGGCCGCACCCCCGCAGGATCGCGCCGGGGACACCGACGTACACCCCGACCAGCAAGAAAGGCCCCTCGACTCATGA
- a CDS encoding cytochrome P450: MPPPSSQAGHRAHAGRTRFAMYAPEFAADPSRFYTQMREQHGTLAPVYLDPDVPATLVIGYQTAVRILHDPVRFPADPRVWQQGVPAHCPVLPMLEHRPNALRNSGPAHARYRAANTSALDHVRQHELQAMVEQIAIPLINEMCEVGHADLLTQYAQPLAFQVLNAILGCPPEIGQRVALGMAAIFEGVNAEAGNAMLTEALSELVDLKRRHPGMDVTTGLLSHPTQLNELELIHQLVTLYGAGIEPEQNVIANTLLLIVSDERYSGDVLRGSLSVRDALDELLFVDPPLANFCVSYPPRPVEIDGVVLPAHQPVVISMAACNNDPAVISDQRAGNRSHLTWSAGPHGCPAQPLAYLIAQVAIEQILDALPEMELAVPADHLTYRPGPFHRSLTGLPVRFPPSPRLTLT; this comes from the coding sequence ATGCCGCCACCATCATCGCAAGCCGGCCACCGCGCTCACGCCGGTCGGACGCGGTTCGCGATGTACGCGCCGGAGTTCGCAGCTGATCCCTCCCGCTTCTACACGCAGATGCGGGAGCAACACGGAACACTGGCCCCGGTCTACCTGGACCCCGACGTGCCCGCCACGCTGGTGATCGGCTACCAGACCGCCGTCCGCATCCTTCACGACCCCGTACGGTTCCCCGCCGACCCGCGGGTCTGGCAACAAGGCGTCCCCGCGCACTGCCCGGTCCTGCCGATGCTGGAGCACCGCCCCAACGCGCTGCGCAACTCCGGTCCCGCTCACGCTCGTTACCGTGCCGCGAACACGTCCGCCCTCGACCATGTCCGCCAGCACGAACTGCAGGCCATGGTGGAACAGATCGCCATTCCCCTGATCAACGAGATGTGCGAGGTGGGCCATGCGGACCTGCTGACGCAGTACGCACAGCCTCTGGCCTTCCAGGTCCTCAACGCGATCCTCGGCTGCCCACCGGAGATCGGCCAGCGCGTAGCCCTCGGGATGGCCGCGATCTTCGAAGGCGTAAACGCCGAGGCCGGCAACGCCATGCTCACCGAGGCTCTCAGCGAACTTGTCGACCTCAAGCGCCGCCACCCGGGCATGGATGTCACCACCGGCCTGTTGAGCCACCCGACGCAGCTGAACGAGCTGGAGCTGATACACCAGCTGGTCACCCTCTACGGCGCCGGCATCGAGCCCGAGCAGAACGTCATCGCGAACACCCTTCTGCTGATCGTCAGCGACGAGCGGTACTCCGGCGACGTGCTCCGGGGGAGCCTCAGCGTCCGCGACGCTCTCGACGAGCTGCTCTTCGTGGACCCTCCGCTGGCCAACTTCTGCGTGTCGTATCCACCACGTCCGGTCGAGATCGACGGCGTCGTCCTACCCGCCCACCAGCCGGTCGTCATCAGCATGGCCGCCTGCAACAACGACCCCGCGGTCATCTCCGACCAGCGGGCCGGCAACCGCTCCCACCTGACGTGGAGCGCCGGGCCCCACGGCTGCCCCGCCCAGCCCCTGGCCTACCTCATCGCCCAGGTGGCCATCGAGCAGATCCTCGACGCCCTCCCCGAAATGGAACTCGCCGTCCCCGCCGACCACCTCACCTACCGCCCCGGCCCGTTCCACCGCTCCCTGACCGGCCTGCCGGTCCGCTTCCCCCCGTCGCCGCGCCTCACTCTGACCTAG
- a CDS encoding GTP-binding protein — translation MDSVLSSEHQYLPTTVTRSAKILIAGHFGAGKTTLVGSVSEIKPLRTEEPITEASTGIDDLAGLPSKTETTVAFDFGRRTLSPHLALYLFGTPGQNRFTPFWEHLFHGALGALVLVDTRRLQDSDAVLALFEERGLPFGVAVNEWDGAQRFDLDEVRRALALDDDVVVTSCDARDEMSSIHALIAFVEYLHRSSRLEHLS, via the coding sequence ATGGACTCCGTGCTCTCGTCTGAGCACCAATACCTCCCAACCACCGTGACCCGGTCAGCGAAGATCCTGATCGCCGGCCACTTCGGGGCAGGCAAGACGACGCTGGTGGGCAGCGTGTCGGAGATCAAACCGCTGAGGACCGAGGAGCCGATCACAGAAGCCAGCACCGGCATCGACGACCTCGCCGGCCTGCCCAGCAAGACGGAGACGACGGTCGCCTTCGACTTCGGCCGCCGCACCCTCAGCCCCCATCTGGCCCTCTACCTGTTCGGCACCCCCGGACAGAACCGGTTCACCCCCTTCTGGGAGCACCTCTTCCACGGGGCGCTGGGCGCGCTGGTCCTCGTCGACACCCGTCGGCTCCAGGACTCCGACGCGGTTCTCGCGCTCTTCGAAGAACGCGGCCTGCCGTTCGGAGTCGCCGTCAACGAATGGGACGGCGCTCAACGGTTCGACCTCGACGAGGTCCGCCGGGCCCTGGCCCTCGACGACGACGTGGTGGTCACGTCCTGCGACGCCCGCGACGAAATGTCCTCCATCCACGCGCTGATCGCGTTCGTCGAATACCTCCACCGATCCAGCCGACTGGAGCACCTGTCGTGA
- a CDS encoding cytochrome P450 family protein, which yields MDRTLPLVLDPTGRARAAEEDALHAAGPATLVDILGVTAWSVSDPAILKGLLNDARVSKDASRHWPAFISGEITEKWPLALWVGVDNMFTAYGDNHRRLRRLVSKAFTARRTAEMVPRIEQITARLIDRIARTQPGEVVELREALAFPLPIQVIGDLMGLTQDVWPRFRTVVDGVFDTTLTSEEARANTMALYGILTELVASKRATPGEDITSTLIDVRDEEGDGSVLTEQELLDTLLLIISAGYETTVNLLDQAVTALLTRPDQLAHVRAGRASWDDVIEESLRYAAPISHMPLRYAVEDIPLPDGIVISQGEAILASYGAAGRHPNLHGATAGAFDVMRDDKQHLAFGHGAHFCLGAPLARAEARAALPALFNRFPDMALAVPPEELEPVASLLVNGHRTVPVRLQPMRRPG from the coding sequence ATGGACCGCACCCTGCCCCTCGTCCTCGACCCCACCGGCCGTGCGCGCGCGGCCGAAGAAGACGCCCTCCACGCCGCCGGTCCCGCCACGCTCGTGGACATCCTCGGCGTGACCGCCTGGTCGGTCAGCGACCCGGCCATCCTCAAAGGCCTTCTGAACGACGCCCGGGTGTCCAAGGACGCCAGCAGGCACTGGCCGGCGTTCATCAGCGGCGAGATCACCGAGAAGTGGCCGCTGGCCCTGTGGGTCGGCGTGGACAACATGTTCACCGCCTACGGAGACAACCACCGGCGGCTGAGGCGTCTCGTCAGCAAGGCGTTCACCGCCCGACGTACCGCAGAGATGGTGCCGCGCATCGAACAGATCACCGCCCGCCTCATCGACCGGATAGCCCGGACCCAGCCCGGCGAGGTCGTCGAACTGCGCGAGGCCCTCGCCTTCCCCCTGCCGATCCAGGTCATCGGCGATCTCATGGGTCTGACCCAGGACGTGTGGCCCCGCTTCCGGACCGTGGTCGACGGAGTCTTCGACACCACCCTCACCAGCGAGGAGGCCCGCGCCAACACCATGGCCCTGTACGGCATCCTCACCGAACTGGTCGCATCGAAGCGGGCCACCCCCGGCGAGGACATCACGTCGACGCTCATCGACGTACGCGACGAAGAGGGCGATGGCTCCGTTCTCACGGAGCAGGAACTCCTGGACACGCTGCTCCTGATCATCAGCGCCGGCTACGAGACGACCGTCAACCTGCTCGATCAAGCCGTCACCGCGCTGCTCACCCGCCCCGACCAGCTCGCTCACGTCCGGGCGGGGCGCGCGTCCTGGGACGACGTGATCGAGGAGTCCCTCCGCTACGCCGCCCCCATCAGCCACATGCCGCTTCGATACGCCGTCGAGGACATCCCCCTCCCGGACGGGATCGTGATCAGCCAGGGCGAGGCGATCCTCGCCTCGTACGGCGCCGCCGGTCGCCATCCGAACCTGCACGGCGCCACCGCGGGAGCCTTCGACGTCATGCGGGACGACAAACAGCATCTCGCTTTCGGACACGGCGCTCACTTCTGCCTCGGCGCTCCCCTGGCCCGCGCCGAAGCGCGAGCCGCGCTGCCCGCCCTCTTCAACCGCTTCCCGGACATGGCCCTCGCCGTGCCGCCCGAGGAGCTTGAGCCGGTGGCGAGCCTCCTCGTCAACGGGCACCGCACGGTGCCCGTGCGGCTGCAGCCCATGCGCCGACCCGGCTGA